GCCGCGCTGCGGCACGGGCGTCTGATAGTATCGCCCGTTGTCGATCAGCCACACGCCCAGGTTGTCATACAGTTCGCCAGCGAGGACGGGTTCCGGGTCGCCAAACCGACAGGCAAAGGCGGCGTTTTTGTCCTCGGCCTGCGTATTATTCCGCTTTTTCTTCATATTATTCCTTTCACCCCACCCTAATGCGTACAATCACCGCACGGGATGAATTTTGTTCTCCGGCAAGGAAGATGAGCCCGTTTTGAGGGAGTGCACTCTTCTGGTACTCGACCGAAAAAGCGGGCGAAATCTGACGCAGGCGGAGGGCAAAAGACGCCCGTGCTAACTCATCGCGATTACGCAGCCGCCGCCAGAATCTTGCCGCGCCAACGGCTCCGCCGCCAGCGCATGCATGACGCTCCAGGCCTCGTCCGCGTGGCCTGTTTTTTCCGTGCGGCCGGCCGCATAGGTCATTTGTCCGCTGTTGGTGGTGGTGCGCTTGATCGTCATAAAGGCGTGAGCCAGATCAATGTCGCCCGCGTCAAACTGAAAACGCCCCTGCTCCATAACTTCCAGAGCCTTGAGCACCATCTGCGCCTTGACCTGCGGGCTGTACACAATGGGTACGGTCATGGGTATGAACTGCTTCACCATTTCATACACGCCGATGCCCGGCCCTGTGGTGTCCACGCCAAAGTGCCCGTAATTGTAACGGCGGCTCTGTTCGCGTATGCGCTCGCCCTGCCACAAGTAGCTCTTGTTCTGCCAGCGTTCCTTTTCCAGCAGGCGGATCACGCCGCCGGACACATCAGGTGGCAACAGGGTGGACGCGCTGGCGTTGTCCCCGGTGCGGGCAGGGTCATAGCCGCCCCACACGTTGCGGTTGCCCACGGGCTGGGCCGCGTTGCGGTCAATGTCCGTCCACTCGCCCGTGTCCACCATGCAGCGCTCAAGCAATGACAGGGCAAACACGCTCTGCGCATCATCAATAAAGCGGCAGCGAAACAACTGCTCAAAATCATCAGTGCTGTATTCCAGCTTGAGCTGGGCAAGGTCGAAGAGGTCGCAGCCCCCGGCCATGGCATCGTCCAGGGTAACGATCTGGCGAAACCACGAATCCGGGCAGGCCGTGCCGGCGCGCAGTGCCGCATCGTCCGGCCAGGGCTTGCGCTTGGCATAGCGCTGCTGAAAGTCCTCACCGCTCCACAGGCTGAAGGCATCGTGCGTCAGGGCTGAAGGCGTGGAAAAGATGGTGCGCCGCCACTTCTTGTGCGCGGCCATGCCTGTGGCCACCTTGAACAGCTCGCGGAACTTCGTGATCCAGAAAAATTCGTCGATGTAAACGTGCCCGTGGTAGCTCTGGGCGCTCTTGCTGTTGTTGCTCAAAAAATACAGCGTGGACGGGCCGTGCGCCGTGTTCAGCACAATGGGGTTGCCCGTGAGGTTTATGTCAAATTCCTCGGCGGCAATGGCCGTTATGTATGAGCGGAACACCTCGCTCTGCGCTCTGGTGGCAGAAAGAAAAATCTGGTTGTCGCCAGTGAGCACGGCATCTTCCAGCGCCTCCTGGGCAAAGTACCAGGTGGCCCCTATCTGGCGGCTCTTGAGGTAGGCGCGGTTGCGGTAAATCAGCTTCTGCGCCGCCCACTGCTGCTGATAGTCAAAATATCGCTTGTGCAGCCGCGCTTCAAAATCCGCCTTTGTCAGGCGGCTCACGTCATTCTTGACCTGTTTGCCCTTACGGGGCTTGCGCTCCCTGCCCTGGTCGCCCATCCCTGCGGGCCCTGGCTCTGCTTCAGCAACTTCCCGCCCCACAGTCCGGGCAGCCGCCCGCAGTTTTTGCAGGCGTTCCAGTGTGCTCACCAGGGCGTCCACTTCCTTCAGCTCGCCGGGCGTCTTGTTGTCCCGCTCAAGCAGGATGGTCAGCCGCCTTTGCGCGGCCTGCTCCGGGGCTTCGTGCGCCAGCAGGTCGTCCCACTGCCCCTGCGAAATCCAAAAATACACCGTGCGGCGCGGCACATTCAGGGCCTCGCTTATCTCCGTGGCGGAATAGCGCTTCAAGTACATGCCGCGCGCGGCGTCCTTGATTTCTTCCGGGTAGCTGCGGCGCGAGCTGGTGCTGTTTTCGTCATCCATGCCTGACGCATAGCAGATCACGCGGCGGGAATCCCGGCCCCTGTGTCCAGATTTATCTAGTCTGGACAAGCACTTGTTGACCATCACCCCACGCGCGAGGGTATTCTTGCGGGCAGGAGAGTACACCATGCCCGCACTCATTACCAAGTTTTTCAAAGTCGCCCAGTCCGGCCCGACTGTAGACGGCCGCAACATCGACCCGCAGTGGCTGCGCGACATGGCCGAAACCTACGACCCTGCCGTCTACCGCGCCAAAATCTGGCCCGATCATCTGCGCTTCGGCAACAACTACGGTTCGGTTGTGGCCCTCAAGGTTGAGGAAGCGGACGGCGTGGTCAGCCTCTATGCAAGTCTGGCGGTCAATGCCCAGTACCTCTGGGACAACCAGTACGACCAGCGGTTGAGCTTCAGCATTGAACATCTGGAAAATTTCGCGGGATCGGGCAAGTCCTACCTTGGCGGCCTGGGCGTTACAGACAGCCCCGCAAGCCTCGGCACAGACGAGCTGAAGTTCTCGCGCCGCGCATCCTGCGGCGGGCAGAGCGCGAGCATTTTTGCGGGCCAACCCGTGGACGCCTCCTGCTTCAGCGCGGATCCCGCAAGCGACACCACAGAAGCCCCCGGCTGGTTCACTACATTCATCAAAAAATTTCTTCCCTGTGAGGAACCCCCAATGGATCAGAAGCAGTTCGACGCCATGAACAAACGTATTGAAGGGCTTGAAGGCCAGCTCGGCGAAATCAAATCCCTGGTGGAAGGCAAGTTTGCCGCTGCACCTGCAGCCACCACTGCCCCCGCTGCGGCTGGCGAACCCAAGCCCGGCACAATCCAGCCGGATGGCAAGCAGCCCCAGGGCGAAACCTCGCCTGACTTCGCGGCCCTCACCACCGCCCTTGCCGATAGCTTTAAAACGGCCCTGGATCCCGTGCGCCAGAAGCTGGACGAAATGGACAAGCGCTTTGCCGCTGCCAAACCCGGCGCGCCGGTTGCCGACACCACCGGCCCCGCCGACGAAAACACCCCCCTGATCTAGGAGCCAACGCAATGCGCGACCAAACCCGCAAACTTTTCAAAATTCTCTGCGCCCGCTTTGCCGCAGGCTTTGGCGTGGCCGACGTCAGCCAGCAGTTTTCCGTATCGCCCACCGTACAGCAGTTGCTCAAGGACAAGATCGTGGAAGCCTCCACCTTCCTGCCCCGCATCAATTTCATCATCGTGGACGAGCTGAAGGGCGAAAACATCCTGGCCGGCGCGTCCGGCCCTGTCACCGGCCGCACAGACACCACGGGTGATGCCGAGCGCAGCCCGCGCGACGTGCTCGGGCTGGAAAAATTCACTTACGAACTGGCAGCCACCCAGTCCGACGTCTACATGCGCTACAACACCGTGGACGCCTGGGCCAAGTTCAAGGACATGGCCGAGCGCTATTCCCGTTATGTATGGGCGCGTATGGCCTCCGATATGGAGATCATCGGCTGGAACGGCGTAAGCGTTGCCGCCACCACCAACCTTGTGGCCAATCCCATGTTGCAGGACGTGAACAAGGGCTGGCTGCAATACATGCGCGACAACAAACCCGCCAACGTGCTGCCCCAGGGCAGTGTGGCAGGCAAAATCCGCTTTGGCGCTGGCGGCGACTTTGTGAACCTCGACGTGGCCGTGCACGACCTTTTGCAGGGCATCCCCTCCTTCCTGCGTCAGGATCTGGTGGCGCTTATCGGCACAGACCTGATCGCGCAGGAAAAGTCCGCTCTCATGGCCGCAGTGGGCGGCAAACCTACGGAAAAAACCCTTGCCCAGCTCTCGCTTGCCACCTTTGGCGGCCTGCCCTGGGAAACGCCGAGCAACTTCCCCGCGCGCGGGCTTGTCATCACCAGTCTGGATAACCTGTCCATCTATCAGCAAGACGGCTCCTGGCGTCGTCAGATTGTGGACAATCCCAAGAAAGACCGGGTCGAGGACTACAACAGCCGCAACGAGGGCTATGTGGTCGAAACGCCCGAAAAGCTGGTGGCCTGGGAGTTCAACAACGTCAAGCTTGAAGGGGAATGGTAATGGGCAGCCTCATGCTCCAGTTCCAGCGCGCTCACAAGGCGAACACGGGAACCGTGGTCGGCCAGTTGCCGGAAGTGGCACCCCCCGCGCCCCCCACCGGCCTGCCCTCCGGCCTCATGGCCGGGCAGCAGTTGGCGGCCTTCTGCACAGCCTCGCTTACGGAGGATCTGCGCGCCCTCAAGGAAGTGTCCAGCCACGCCAGCCGCGACATCACCAAGCGCGATGTGCTCATTCCCAAGTATGCGGACTATGTGCGCCGCCTGCGCGAGGCCGGGCACACGCACGAGCTGATCGGCTATTACCTGGTCTGGCTCATGGATTCCGGCATGATTGAAGAAGGCCTTGAGCTGGCCCTCTGGTGCGTTGGCAACGGTCAAACCCTGCCCGAATGCTTCAGCAGCAAGCTGCCCTACTTTGTTTCGGACACCCTGCTCACCTGGGCGGAAGCCGAAACCGCAGCCGGCCGCACTGTGCAGCCCTACCTTGACCAGTGGAGCACAGCAGTTACCGCCGCGCCCGATGCCTGGAACCTGCCCGATGTTATCACCGGGCGCTGGCGCAAGGTGCTGGCCCAGCAGGCGGAACTTGCGGGCGACCTCGCCGCGGCCAAGCCGCACTACGAGGCGGCGCTGGCCCTGGGGGCCAAGTGCAAAACCGCCCTGGGCGACGTTACCCGCAAGCTTGAAAAAGCGCAGGGAGCGGAAACCACCGCGCCCGAACCTGAAGAAATCACCCCCGCAGCAGACCAGCCCGAAGTGGCGGCAACTGGCGAGGGTTAGGCACTCCCCACCCAACCGGGGCGGCCTTGCGTGACGGCCCGAGGCACTGCGTTTTTACGCCTGCCATAGTCCTAAAACGCAAGGCCCGCCCCACTACAGTGAGCAGGCAGCATGAGCTTTTCCGCAGTCTCCAAAGGGTTAAGCCCCCTCATTGTTTCTGGCGATGGCTGGTGGCCGGATCTGCCCGTGGCGGACTTCCAGCAGACCTACCGCCTCCCCCAGGAATATGCGGACGTGCTCTTGCAGGATCATCTGGAGCTTGCCGCCCTGTGGGCGCAGCGCCAGCTTGAGGAGTGGCGGCAACAGAGGGAGGCCGAGGGACACGCGGATCTGGCCAGCGTTCCCAAGGGGGCCTTGCGGCTCTATCGGCGGGCCGTGTTCTGCCACGCCAAGGCGCTCTTGTTGCCCCAGTTCTCCACGGTTGAGCGGCGCGAGGCGGCAAAGAACGACGCCAAGGAAAGCCCGGAAACATACCGCCAGTTTTACGCCTGGGCGCAGGATGCCGTAGCCGACATTCTGGGCCGCACCCGGGCGGACATTGAACTTTTGTAAGGTCAGCCATGCGCAAGTTTACCGCCCTCGTCAAACACCTGCTGGAATCCTCGGGCCTGCCGCGCGAACAGTGCAGCGCCTTTGCCGACCAGGGCGAGCTGTTGCTGACTGGCCGGGACATGGGCCCCGCCTACGTTGACGACCAGCCCCGCCGCCAGTTGGATCTCGGCGTGTGGAAGTACGAGGCCGTCATCAATCTGGAGCGCTACCCCTACGACGGCATGACCCTGCTCTCTCTGGTGCTGGCATGGCTGGCGGAGCATGACGCGGATCGCGCCGCCCAGGGGCTGGAAGATCCCAAAATCACCGTCACGCTCAACGATGGCGACACGTCAGACGTTGAGCTGGATATATTTTTTGAGGAGGCCCTGGCCGTGATTGAGGATCCCGCAGGCCCCATCAAATTTGAGGGCACACGCTGGAGCATGGCTCCTACCGTGCTAACCCCTGCGGAAAAACTCACCGGCCTGCACGGGGCCGTTAGGGGCGACCATGTTTAGCGTGCGCATCACGGGCAACCAGCAGATCAATGCCGTTCTAAACAGATTTTCTGCGGAGATCAGGGAGCGCCAAAAGTTGGCCCGCCGCATGGGCGGCTATGTGCGCACCCTGTCCCGGCAAAATATCAAGCGCCAGCGCACGGTTGACGGCGCGGCCATGACCCCGGCGCAAAAGCGCCGAGAGGCCCGCCCCATGCTCATGGGGCTGCATCGCGACATGAAGGTGCGCGCGGCAGCAGGCAACCAGGGCGTGACCGTCAGTTGGGACAATGCCCTCATGGCCGCCATCGGCTACCGCCACCAGGAAGGAGTAGGCGAGGAATGGGGGCCAAAGCGCGCCCGCACCGTCTACGGGCAGCCGGACTACAAGGCCCGCGCCACCCGCGCCCAGGCCAAGGCTCTGCTGCGCGAGGGCTACCGCCTCATGGTTCCGGCCAAGGGCGGCGGGCGCAGGCCCATGCGCGTCACCGTGCAGTGGATTGAAGAAAAAATGACCCTGGGCCAGGCCGGGTTGATCCTGCGCCTGATCCGCACAGGCCAGACCAAGGGCAAACAGTCCTGGCGCGACACCGTGCCGGCGCGGCCTTTCCTCGGCGTTACGCCGCAGCAGGCCGAGGATCTGTCCCGAAAGCTCGTCAAAAGTTTGCTCACAGCCGCCCGCGCATAACAGGGCAGGAAGGTACAACATGCTTGGAACCGTACAGATAAATAATCTCAACCTGAAACAGGGCGAGCTGACCAGCGTTGAAAACTACATGCTGTTCACCGGCATTGCGGCGGCTGACTGCCAAAATACCGGAAAGATCGTCACCATCGACCAGTCCACGGATCTGGACGCCGTGCTGGGGGCAACCGCCAGCGACCTCAAAACCCAGGTGACGGCAGCGCGCCTCAATGCCGGGCAAAACTGGTACGGCTGCGTCTTGCCCTACACCGTAGCCGAATCCACGCCTGACGCTCTGCCCGATGCTATGGATGCAGCTTTTGAAAGCGCCGTCAACACGGCAATGGAACACGTCAAGGTCGAGGCCATCATCCGCACCGATCCCGTCACCAGGGCAACCAGCGTGGAAGCCATGCAGGCCCTGGCCGAAAGCATCATGGCCAAGTATATGCGGCCCCTCTGGATCATGGCCCGCGCTCCCCAGTTCAACAGCGCAAGCCAGACCTTTGCCGATTATCATGCCCTGGCCTCTGCCCTTCAGGCGGACATCGCCGCCGACCAGGTCATGCTGACCGTGAGCCTTTGGGGGCACGAGATGGGCACCCTTGCCGGGCGGCTGGCCAGCGAGGCCGTCACCGTGGCCGACAGCCCCATGCGCGTGGCCACTGGCGCTCTGGTGGGCGTGTGGAGCAACCGCCCCACAGACAAAACCGGGCGCGTCATTGACCTCTCCGTGCTCAAGGCGCTGGACGCCGCGCGCTTCTCCGTGCCGCAGTGGTACCCCGATTATGAGGGCATGTACTGGGGCGACGGCAACGTGCTGGACGTCAACGGCGGCGACTTTCAGGTCATTGAAAACCTGCGCGTGATTCAAAAGTGCATGCGCCGCGTGTACCCCCTGGCCGTGGCCCGTATTGGCGACCGCCGCCTCAACCAGACACCGGCCAGCATTGCCCAGGCGCAGACAGCCTTCATGGCTCCGCTGCGCGCCATGAGCCGCAGCCGCACCATTTTGGGCATCGTCTTTCCCGGCGAGATTGAACCGCCCAAGGAGGGCGACATCACCCTCACCTGGGTCAGCAAGTACAGCGTGGAAGTCTTCATTGCTGCGCGCCCCTACAACTGCCCCAAAAAGATCACCTGCAACCTTTTGCTTGACCTGACAAACTACGCAACCGCGACAGCGTAGGAGGCTCTACATGCAACGCATCAGCGGCAAAAATTTTGATGTTTCCATTGGCGACCTCACCATGAACGTGGGCAAGGCGACCCTGACCATCGAGGACAAAACCGATGTGGCCAAGGATGGCGGCGTGCCCAACGGATGGGTGGACGGCGAGGCGGGCGCTTCCGGCGACATGGAACTGGACGCCCAGGCCATTGGCATCCTGGGCGAAGCCGCCAAGGCGGCTGGCTCGTGGCGTGGCCTCGGCACCTTCGACATCCTGTTCTACGCCAAAACCGGGCAGGATGAAGAAATGAAGGTCGAGGCCTTCGGCTGCAAATTTGTGCTCGACAGCCTGCTCGACCTCGACAAGGCGGGCGGCCAGAAACACATCAGCAAGGTCAAATACTTTGTGACCAGCCCGGACTTTATCCGCATCAACGGCGTGCCCTACCTGCGGCCTGAAGAAACCGAAGGCCTTATCAGCAACGACAAGTAAGGAACCAACATGGATCGCAAGGAAGTTCTGCGACGCGCCTTTGGCTTCAGCATGAGCGAGGAAGGGCGCGACAAATTCACCGACGATAAGCGCGACGCGGGCGGCCCAACCAAGTGGGGCATGGCCCTGAACTATAACCGCGACATCATTCCCGACAAGGACGGCAACGGCGTCATAGATGCCGCCGACGTCAAGCAGCTTACAGAAGCCGACGCCCTGGTCATGTACGAAAAACGCTACTGGCGGCCCAACATCAAGCCGGAATACCCGGACGCCCTGGCCTTTATGCTGGTGGACATGATGCTCAACCCCGGCCCTGGGGCAACTCCCAAGCTGCTGCAACAGGCGCTCAAGGCCTGCGGCCAGAAGGTGGACGTGGACGGCGATATCGGCGGGCAAACCCTTGCCGCGGTCGCGGCGGTCGATCTTGTGTCCCTGCTCCGCGCCCTCGCGGATCAGCGCCTTGCCTACTACCAGTCGCGGCCCAAATTCCCGGTGTACGGCAAGGGCTGGACTTCCAGAACCCGGCGCTGCCTTGAGGCCGCGCTGCAAATGGCGCGGGGGCAGTAATGGGCAAAACCATAGCCACCATCGTTTTTGCCGTGCTGCTCACGGCCGTGGTTGTCTGGCTGGTCTGGCAGGGGCGAGAGCAGGCCGTGCAAATGGGCAAGCTGGAAGAAACCGCCAAGGCCAACGCCGCCGCCGTGCAGGAACAAAAAGAATGGGCGGGCGATGTGGACAAGGCACTGGAGGGCTGGCGCGTCCAGCGTGACGCCCAGGACAAAAAAACTGCCGACCTGCGCAAGCAACTGGAGGCCGCGCGCCATGATGACAAAACGTTTTCTGCCTGGGCTGACAGCCCTTTGCCTGACGCTGCTGTGCGCCTGCTCCAATCCGGCGCCGCGCGTTGAGGTTGTGCGGCAAGCGCCCCCGGGCGCGTTGCTTGCCCAAACGCCGGAACCTGTGCCGCCTGCCCAGGGCGCGACCAACGGCGAGCTGCTGGACTACGCCATTGAACTGCAAGACGCCGTTCACAGCGCTAACGACGATAAAACAGCCCTGCGCGGGCTTTACGAGGATGCACATGCAGGATCCCGAATCTCTCAACTACCTTGAACGCTTCCTGCAATTCATCCTCCTGCCGGCCAGTCTGTACGGCGCGGGCGGGGCGCTCATGCACTCCACCCGCAAGGGCCGCACCCTCGGCCAGGCAGTTATTGAAGTTGTGGGCGGCGTGGTCACGGCCAACATGGTTTGCCCGCTGATCCAGGCGGAAACCCCGGCTCAATGGCACTACACTCTTTTTTTTCTGGTTGGTTGGGGTGGGCTGGAGCTTGTGGGCAGGCTGTATGAGGCGGGCGTCTGCGCCCTGGAAAGGTACATTCAACGCAAGGTCAACCCCGGCGACAATGCCGGCACACCGCAATAAGGAGCTACTCATGGAAAAGAAAATTTCCCTCACGGTCAACGACAAGCCCCTGAACTTCACCGTCACCCTGGCGAGCTACAACAAATACATTAACGAGCTGACCCACATCAACAAGGTGGCCCCGGCCCGCAACTTCCTCATGCGCTCGGTGGACGAAGACAGCAAGGACGCCTTGCGCGAAATTGTGGATCTGCCCGGCTTCGGTGTGCAGTTGGTAGGGGCATTGCTCGAAGAATACATGCCCGATGTGAATATCATAGTGGGAAAATAGAAGCCCATGCCGCCTCGCTGACAGACGACGCGCTGGGGCAAATGCTGGCCATTTCGCGCCGCTGGTTTCCGCAGATGGAACCCAGCGAGGAGAGCATGGGTGAAGCCCTGTGGCTGGAAAAAGATTACTGGGAAAAGATGGCAATTGCTGTAGCTAACGGCATTGCCCAGGCCTTCAAAGGATAGGTTATGTCTGCACTGCAAAAACTCATGTTCGCCATCGGCGTGTCCGATCAGGGCAGTGCAAAAATTCTTGGCTTCCAAAAAGCCATTGACCGCACATGCCGCAGCGTGCGCCAGGATTTTGAGGGCATCAAGGCCGGGGCACTTTCCGCTGCCGGCGCTGGCATGAGCCTGTACCAGATGGTCAACCCCGCCGTGGACTTCAACCGGGCAGTTGGCGAAGTGCGCAGCCTTGGCACGGGGGAGGATGCCCTGGCCTACCTGCAAACCTCGGCCAAGCAATTCGCCGTGCAGTATGGGGGCAGCGCCGCCGAGGTCGTGCGGTCGTCCTACGACATTCAGTCGGCTATTGCCGGACTTGAAGGCAAGGAACTGGGCACATTTGCCATGGCCTCGGCCACTCTTGCCAAGGGCACCAAGGCAGACGCCGCCACCATCACCGCTTACATGGGCACCATGTACGGCATCTATAAGCAGCAAGCGGACAAAATGGGCCGCGCCCAATGGGTGGAGCAGCTCGCCGGCCGCACCGCCTATGCCGTGCAGATTTTCAAAACCACAGGCATGGAAATGAGCGCAGCATTTACCGCCCTGGGGGCCAACGCCCAGGCCGCGGGCATCTCCGCCCAGGAGCAAATGTCCGTGCTCGGCATGCTGCAATCCACCATGAGCGGCAGCGAGGCTGGCACCAAGTACAAGGCCTTTCTTGCTGGCGTGGGCAGCGCCCAAAAAGAACTGGGCCTCAAGTTCACGGACAAGAGCGGCAACATGCTGGGCATGGACACCATACTGGAAAAGATCAAGGGCAAATTTGGCGACACCTTGAGCGTCAAGGAATCCGACCAGTTGAAAAAGGCCTTCGGTTCGGATGAAGCCGTGAGCCTTATCAAGCTCTTGCTCAACGACACCACCAACCTGAAGAAAAATATTGCCGATATAGGCCGCATCAACAACATGGATCAGGCAAAAAAAATGGCCCAATCCATGACAGACGTATGGGCCCGGCTTGGCGGCGCGTGGGATGTTGTGCGCATCACCTTTGCTCAACGCATGCTGCCCACTATTGAAAAAGTGACGGACAAGATCGTGGGTTTTTTGAAGTATATTCAAAAATGTATGGACATTGCCCCAGGCCTAACCGGCAAACTGGGCCTCATCGTTGTCGGAGCCATTGCCCTTGCGGGCGTCATGGGCATTCTCGGCCTGGTCGTTGCCGCCAACAAGCTGGCCTTTTTGGGGCTGACAACAATCTTCGG
This portion of the Desulfovibrio desulfuricans genome encodes:
- a CDS encoding phage tail tape measure protein, whose amino-acid sequence is MSALQKLMFAIGVSDQGSAKILGFQKAIDRTCRSVRQDFEGIKAGALSAAGAGMSLYQMVNPAVDFNRAVGEVRSLGTGEDALAYLQTSAKQFAVQYGGSAAEVVRSSYDIQSAIAGLEGKELGTFAMASATLAKGTKADAATITAYMGTMYGIYKQQADKMGRAQWVEQLAGRTAYAVQIFKTTGMEMSAAFTALGANAQAAGISAQEQMSVLGMLQSTMSGSEAGTKYKAFLAGVGSAQKELGLKFTDKSGNMLGMDTILEKIKGKFGDTLSVKESDQLKKAFGSDEAVSLIKLLLNDTTNLKKNIADIGRINNMDQAKKMAQSMTDVWARLGGAWDVVRITFAQRMLPTIEKVTDKIVGFLKYIQKCMDIAPGLTGKLGLIVVGAIALAGVMGILGLVVAANKLAFLGLTTIFGPLIGLLGKLKMLFVFVKTAVWVFAFAGTYLAMVFKMMAVGALKFGAALLANPITWVVLGIMALVGAVVALVYYWSDLVAWFSNTSWGQGLITMFQDLRQWWNDLTASFTDGTWIQTLMGLLDTLMAPLRSLGDGIGWIGEKLGIISGEGPKIEASGVGALAAPRQSQILPGGVAGQISNATNNSGKTVTIGSITIQPQTMPSLDDFDGLGYLG